The Gossypium hirsutum isolate 1008001.06 chromosome D07, Gossypium_hirsutum_v2.1, whole genome shotgun sequence genome includes the window tacgggtaaggggtgttacacctatagATTCACAGAGAGAACACCTCGATTGATAGAAAGAGTATGTAGCTGAAAGTTGTATAGATAATTAATTGTGAACTATGCATGCGTGAATATTTAAACCACGAACCAAGACATCAACTGTTTTTATGATTGAAAAGATAAGAATAATTTTTGTATAGAAAGAATAAATATTGTATCAAGTTACAAGACAGTATACATCTTAACAACTGAATTAATAAGTTTTATGTAATCctatttagggtgggtttggatagaCGATgcatttacctgcggttagtgtgaAAACAACGATGAcgatgagattagatactatagcaaTAATGTAGCATTCACGTAACACTTGGATTTTTAGATGAAGAATGCaaatttattgttatttataGTATAAAGTGAGCATAAATGAGAGATCACAAGGGTTGGCAAACACTTGATGCTTCATTTAAATCCAAAAGGAAAAACGCAAGTGTGTTCAAAGAAAGAGACGAATAACCAATATTTAAGCAAATCTATGTGCCGGGTCAGCCATGGAATTTTCCCttttcaattgaatttatttctcatacattttcatttattcatcaagTTAAGGTCCCCCCAAAAATTATCAAgtcccaaaaaaataaaaattctcacAAATACTAAATAGGTTAAAAGGTTAGGTTACATTATTTGTCCAAGTACGAAATCTGAttaatttttgagaaattttggAGAAAAACATCAAGTTCAATGCTGGGTATGGACAAAAAAATTCCgtttaaaatatttagattaaatgtttaaataaggtTTAATCTTTTAGGGATTGCTCGCGTAAGATTCTAACGTTTCAAAATGCTCAAATACAGGCCTGAAACTTTCAAATATGCTCAAATAAGGGCCTGCCTGAGTTTTTAGATTGCATGCTTGGAATACATTTGtgatattgaattaaaaaatagtgaaaaattcATTGATATGGCATGGCATGCTTACAATTAAAAGGTCACCCATGGCACAATTGGTCACATAACTTTTTTATACAACAATTTGAAGGGATTAAAGAATAATTACACCAAAGctttatttttaactaaaattaaataataataaaaataccaaACTCCATCTTCTTCATCAACAACACTCATTATCTTCTACTCcataaatttatctttcttttGAAAATGAATCTTGCAATAACCATCCAAACTTCCATAGTTTAGGTACCGAATTAAAGAATAGAAGCACTTTCCTTCGATTCATGATTTAGATACTCAcaggaatttatttcttttaatttactttctaattaattcattttaaaatgatATCATATTTCAATAAAGAATTAATTCCATgtcatcaaaatttaatttagtcaATGGTTATATAAGTACGTAGTTAGTGATTAAATTGGTACGATGTGTACCGTTAATTGGATTAAATTTAGAGCAATCAAAATAGGAACGACATGAATCAttgactaaattatttttatttgggctattctaattttttttttgttaatttagtcgCTGTCATTAGAATAATTTCTCAAAATAGTTATTCAACTATTATCTCATTAACGAGAAATTGACTGAACCTGCTACATCTGCATTTTTATATTCCGttgcaaaaattacaaaatggaaaaaaaatattcatttagtTTCTTTAAAATTTACACTTTCCTTTATCTTTTTATGATTTTGTTGACGAAATATTCAATTTGGAATTGGAtggtaaatgaaaaaaaatcatatcattttaaaacaataaatattaatcctattccaatttgactttatttaattccttttaatattataaaattaatttgaacTATTTAATAGTGAATGGATTAATTGGATCGTGACTTAATAGGAGCAATTATTTGATGGACTCTTTCCACCACATCATCCACAGTccctttccaattatttaatgacatttcagcAATTTTTTTCATGTCACTAACAAGTAAttctgatttatttatttttactctgAACCTTGAACCATAAATCTCAAGCTCAACTCTGAACCTTGACTcttgaaccctaaaccctaaaccccaaacccgaACTTGAATCTTGAAACTTAAACCCCAAAACATAAATCATAAACACAAAACCCTAAACATTGAACTTTAAACTTAGGGTTTAGGGGTTCATAGTTCAAGATTTAGGGCTTGAGGTTCAGTGTTTGAGATTTAAGGGTTAAGGTTTGGGGTTTGtgatttaaagtttagggttcggggtaacaaaattaccaaaaatatgTGTTAATAACATGacaaaaattactgaaatatcattacataatttaataggaatgatccataaaataatttgaGACCATTTCacccataaaaaataaaattaaaagtcaaatGATCCTAACCTTGTTTTTTATCCCCTcgtcctttttctttatttatttctccTTAGCATTTCGTTACCTAACCaatcttcttctttctcttctctatatataaaaaagtaatgTAATCATTTTGATCTCACAAATACAGCACATTCATTTCCATTCACAGTTCAcctcttttctctttcccaaacATAAAGAATCCAAAGCTCAACTATCAAACTATTTATCACTCTTTTTTTCAAATTGCCCCTTTCTTCATCTGGATTTTCACATTCACCTAATAACCTTTCCTTCTTCCATGGACAACCAGTTTTCCCTCAATGCACCACCATTCCACCTTGAACCCTCCCTATCAGCTTCCTACTACCTATCTTCCGCCATGGACATTCATGCAACCGAGCTGAATTGCTCCCAACATTGTGAACAACCAACTGATTATTATGGTCTACACTTCCACTTCCCCCTGAGTTCAATGCCATCTCAAGTTGGTGGTTTTCAAGGGAACAACAACATTTCTCCATTGCAGGGTCGATCAAAGTCTGTCACTTCTCAAAATGAATCATTACTGAATCCCAATGCTGATTTGGAAGCTTCAAAATATTGGAATTCAAGGAAAAGAACAAAAACAGTGGAAACTTCAGCTTCACCAACAATTGCTGCAAAGGTATAATAGACTTTAAGGTCTCAAAATTGCAACTCTAGAAAATTTATTTCAACATTTAAGACACTAAAATTATATCCATTTCCAGGGGTCTGTAAGAAACCAAGAATCAGATGAAAAACGGAGCAACCCTAATACCAATACTAAGCCTCTAGAACCTCCCAAGGACTATATTCATGTTAGAGCAAGAAGGGGTGAAGCCACTGACAGCCACAGTTTAGCTGAAAGAGTGAGAATCATATATATACTGTTCTGAATTCAAGCATGACCAACTGGGTTTTTCTTGCATTTAACGAAGGCTATAAAAATTTGTCACTTGATCAGGTCCGTAGAGAGAAAATTAGTGAAAGAATGAAGCTTCTGCAAGATCTTGTTCCTGGTTGCAACAAGGTAATTTGGAAATGCCTTTATTGTGATAAGTGAGAACTTACTGATCAAACCCTCTAATTGCAGGTCATTGGAAAAGCAGTTATGCtggatgaaattataaaataCGTTCAATCATTGCAGAGACAAGTTGAGGTAGATTAACATTGATGAACATATATAGTGATCAAAAAATTTTCTTTCGACAAATTTTCATGACTAATGGttatgagaaattttttttccatgaaaaGTTCCTCTCAATGAAGCTAGCTTCAGTTAATAGCAGACTGGATTTTAAGCTGGATAGTGTCATGTCCGAGGATGTAAGTCTAAGCTTTAATGtcaacaattatatatttatttcatttctctaAAGAACAATGTTTCAGttctttaaatttcctttttcttttttcagatATTTCAATCAAACAACAATTTTGCACATCCAATATCCACAATAGATTCCTGGGCATCTGCAGCCATTTTTGGGCAGCAGCAGCAGCAAAACCTTGCACTGCATAGCAATGTTTCTAATGGGACAATGACCCAATGCTCAGTGCAGCCAATGGATACTGCAATATGGCCCCAACTTCAACACCCAGTTACCTCCAATCAACTTCCCCTTAGctaatttcattttcacaaaACCTTAGCCAGGAATGGGGTTACAATGAGAAAACTTCCAGGGTAAGAAAAAGTCATTATCTCACACATAATTATATAATAAGTCATTCATGGTAGACTGATTATTGTATTAATGCGGGGTCAAATAAAGTATCCCATATGAAAGTTGAGGTCTAATAACCATTACTTGGTCCTGGTTTGAAGTTCCAGAACAGCTGCTGTGCAATGTATATACAAAGAATATTATCCAAGTActgtaaaatttgtgtatttgcTGGTGCAATCATCTTTATAGCAAAAGCACCAACATTAAGATATCATGTAACAGCATCTTTTAATTATATAAGAGCATCAAGGGTGGCAGTGGACTAGACCCTATCAATCATTCATCTCTATAGTCTCACTTACTTTCAACATTAtttctttgaaaaaaatgaaagttggattttttataataaatatacagattttataattttgttctcATTTTAAGGAATTCAATAAATTCAACCTtcaattttacacattttttaattcagtcttgattcttaaaaattcaaaaataaaatttattaataaaaaattatttgaaagttcatttttttgataaaaatacgcacaaaattatacataaatgaaTACCCAATCTTCTCTTTTTCTGACAtgaaatttatttcttaaaataatgattttatgaataaaatattttttaaaagcccaaaaaggacttgaatcaaattcaagattttctttttttagttttattttacaaataataatCTATTTATTATAGGTCACGCCTTATTCGTTAGTTTTTGCCAAATTTGTCAAGTGCTAAGTACCCCCTTCGTCACAATCACCGGCATCAATTAACTTACTCCAAACTCCTCGATTTCTACATCCTCCACTGCCATGCCATCAAACTAGGAATCAGCTGTGGAGCTATTGGCATGATCTTCCATCTACTAGGTCTTTAAGACCTCATCCTCACCTATATATTCCCAATTATACCCACCCTCAAACACAACCTCAAATGCAACAAACTCGTTTTGGGCAACAACCTAAAGACATCAATTTTTACCATTTTCAACCTCAAGCTAGAGTTTAATATATAACCTAAAAATGATATaaccattttaaatatataaactttatatataaatatattttttaaaattaaaaaaaattactaacccacatgtaacaccccttacccgtattcgacaccggaatagggtacgaggcattactagaacacatacacttataaacatgttaaaccgagttataaagtttcattcaaatttaaactcttcaaatttttaacatgcttttataaatcttcacgatataacttcaaaatactatatttgtaacaaatagggcttctgagacccaatacatacttatgcaattcaata containing:
- the LOC121219550 gene encoding transcription factor bHLH62; its protein translation is MDNQFSLNAPPFHLEPSLSASYYLSSAMDIHATELNCSQHCEQPTDYYGLHFHFPLSSMPSQVGGFQGNNNISPLQGRSKSVTSQNESLLNPNADLEASKYWNSRKRTKTVETSASPTIAAKGSVRNQESDEKRSNPNTNTKPLEPPKDYIHVRARRGEATDSHSLAERVRREKISERMKLLQDLVPGCNKVIGKAVMLDEIIKYVQSLQRQVEFLSMKLASVNSRLDFKLDSVMSEDIFQSNNNFAHPISTIDSWASAAIFGQQQQQNLALHSNVSNGTMTQCSVQPMDTAIWPQLQHPVTSNQLPLS